One Paenibacillus sp. SYP-B4298 genomic window, CGATGCGGAAGAAGATGCCGACCTCATGGCTGCCATCAATCTTCGCTGACTCCTTGAGCTCCTCCGGGATCGCCTGGAAGAAGTTCTTCAAGATAATTAGATAAAATGCGCTAATCGCATTCGGAATCATCAGTGCCCATAGTGTATCGAGCAGCCCCGTCGACTTGACGACGAAGTACGTTGGAATCATCCCGCCGCTGAACAGCATCGTGAATAGCACCATCAGCAGCACCACCTGTCTGCCCGGCAACTGCTTATGGGACACGGCATAAGCCATCAGCGAGGTCAGACACAGTTGGATCAGCGTTCCCACCACCGTAATATAGACCGAGACGAGCAGACTGCGGGTGAAGGTATCCGCCGAGAAGATATAGATGTACGCCTCCAGAGAGAAGTCCTTCGGCCAGAGTGCCGGCACGGAGGAGAAGGAGGAGCTGAGACAATAGATGAAGGGCAGGATCGTCAGAATGCCGAATAGCCCGAGCACCGATACATTGATCGTATCGAACAGCCGACTGCCGAAGCTTCTGTCTTTGACCATGTTTAGTACACCCCTTCTTCCCCAAATTTCTTCGCAAGCGTGTTCGCGATAACGACCAGTACCAGACCAACCGCCGATTTGAACAATCCGACTGCGGCGCTATAGCTGAATTGGCCCTGGAGGAGGCCAACACGGTAGACGTATGTATCGAACACCTCGCCCACCTCGCGGTTCATCGCATTAAGCATCAGGAAGATCTGCTCAAAGCCCAGATCAATGAAGTTGCCCAGCCGCAGGATGAGCAGCACGACGATAACACTCTGAATCGAAGGCAGTGTAATATGCCAGAGCAGCCGCCAGCGCCCTGCACCATCCATACGCGCCGCCTCATACAATTGCGGATTCACCCCGGCCAGAGCCGCGAGAAAGATAATGGTTCCCCAGCCGACATCCTTCCAGATAATCTGGATAATGATCATCGGGCGGAACCACGCTTCGCTCATCAGGAATGGGATCGGCTCGAAGCCCAGCGCCTGCAGCATCGAATTGATCGCTCCACCCTCTGTTGTCAACAGCACGTAGCAGATACCGACCACCACGACCCAAGAGAGAAAATGCGGCACATAAACCAACTGCTGTATCGTCCGCTTGAACAGCTCCACTCTCACCTCATTGAGCATCAGAGCCAGAATAATCGTTAACGGGAAAAAAATGAGCAAATCCAGCGAAGCAATATATAAGGTGTTGCGCAGCAATTGCCAGAACTCCGGCTCGCTGAAGAAGCGCTCAAAGTGTCGAAGCCCCACCCATTTGCTGTCTAGCAGCCCTTGATGCGGCATGTAACGTTGGAAGGCCATCATAATGCCCCACATCGGCAAATATTTGTACACGATAAAATAGATTAGTCCCGGCAGCAGAAACACATACAACCAGCGTTCCTTCCACATTCGCTTGAGCAGCGGCTTGCGAGCCGCAACCGGAAGCGGTCGTTCCTCCAGCACCATAGGTGCATGCGCCTGATCCATGTCATCCTCTCCTTTACCCAGCATAAGTAAGCGCATTCATAAATTGTAGTTGTCGTATGCTTCCTCCTGTTGCAAAAAACGCAGTGCTGTGGAACGCAACGCAGCCTCCTCTGCCTGTTGATCCAGCCTGTAGAGCATGAACCGTGTACACGATCTGACTCCCCTACCGGGTGATCTGGTCTAATTGAATCATCCAAGCCATGATGAGCGTACTACCTCACAGCTTGCACGAGAGAGGAAAGCGATTACCTTATTGAATTCTAATATATTCCTATAACTTCGTCAATATACAATGAAAGCATTTACAAAAATATTTCTCTTTTTGCCCGGTCTCATGGGATAAATGTCACGAATAGAAAGAAAATAACAGGAATCACTGCAAATTCAGCTTCACTCTGCTTCCTAAGAAATACCCTTTGTTTCGCTTGGATTGGACGGAAATAAGAGAAAGCGATTAACTAGAAATGGGCATATTGCCTAGATCCGCGCGTCATAGAGATATTAATAACAGAGCCTATGCAAACTTTGCTACTAGCGATACAGCATATACTGTAAACCAGCTCTCATCTAGATCATAGATAAGAAATGGTTTGGCTACTAGATCAGATTGAAAATCGACCGCCTTTTTAAGGCTCAAAAGCACTTTCAGCCGATAGTGGACGTATTTCCAATGATTTTATTAAATTATCAACTTTTACCGCTTCTCACACGTCTATATGGGTAACCATG contains:
- a CDS encoding ABC transporter permease, with the translated sequence MDQAHAPMVLEERPLPVAARKPLLKRMWKERWLYVFLLPGLIYFIVYKYLPMWGIMMAFQRYMPHQGLLDSKWVGLRHFERFFSEPEFWQLLRNTLYIASLDLLIFFPLTIILALMLNEVRVELFKRTIQQLVYVPHFLSWVVVVGICYVLLTTEGGAINSMLQALGFEPIPFLMSEAWFRPMIIIQIIWKDVGWGTIIFLAALAGVNPQLYEAARMDGAGRWRLLWHITLPSIQSVIVVLLILRLGNFIDLGFEQIFLMLNAMNREVGEVFDTYVYRVGLLQGQFSYSAAVGLFKSAVGLVLVVIANTLAKKFGEEGVY
- a CDS encoding carbohydrate ABC transporter permease, yielding MVKDRSFGSRLFDTINVSVLGLFGILTILPFIYCLSSSFSSVPALWPKDFSLEAYIYIFSADTFTRSLLVSVYITVVGTLIQLCLTSLMAYAVSHKQLPGRQVVLLMVLFTMLFSGGMIPTYFVVKSTGLLDTLWALMIPNAISAFYLIILKNFFQAIPEELKESAKIDGSHEVGIFFRIVLPLSLPAMAAFGLFYAVGIWNQYFSAILYISDASKWPVQVILRQVVIMASGAIGDSTEVEQVVYYSNSIKMAVIVVSTVPILLVYPFLQKHFAKGVLLGSVKG